The DNA window TTGAATTGATAAATGCGATTTATTTCGGTTCCCAGCGCTGATATAAATCATGGTCAATATCTAATAAATCTAATACTTTCCCGACAACAAAATCGACTATATCTCTAACTGTTTTCGGCTGATGGTAGAATCCCGGCATCGGTGGAACGATATCAACGCCGATTCTCGCTAACTTCAGCATGTTTTCTAAATGGACTATTGAATAAGGAGCCTCACGTACAAGAAGAAGAAGAGGGACGCGTTCTTTTAGGGCTACTTCACAAACTCTATGTATCAGGTTTTGGT is part of the bacterium genome and encodes:
- a CDS encoding UbiX family flavin prenyltransferase, which encodes QNLIHRVCEVALKERVPLLLLVREAPYSIVHLENMLKLARIGVDIVPPMPGFYHQPKTVRDIVDFVVGKVLDLLDIDHDLYQRWEPK